The following proteins are encoded in a genomic region of Ornithinibacillus sp. 4-3:
- a CDS encoding peptidoglycan DD-metalloendopeptidase family protein, whose product MNKSVEKIKLDMMRRKKKRIQQAKREALPTMQAVLPQDEERFSTYPTGLEMTVSEKTNFRGIHHILLKGLISLVLFGFIMIVVRTDFYQLESVRHWTDNALREDFPFAKVHKWYTESFGNPVVNFLDKEDELQRTAMGLPMDGQIKETFQMNGTGIMIEANEQTEVHAWNDGIVVFAGKKRGTGNTVIVQHHDLSKSTYSALSSIDVHLYQAVKANQSVGSFVPNDEHTAVYFSISKDKQYIDPVQVIPVDDVR is encoded by the coding sequence ATGAACAAATCCGTTGAGAAAATAAAACTGGATATGATGCGGAGAAAAAAGAAAAGAATCCAACAGGCTAAGAGGGAAGCCCTCCCTACAATGCAAGCGGTTTTGCCACAGGATGAGGAAAGATTTTCTACTTATCCAACTGGTTTAGAGATGACAGTCAGTGAAAAAACAAACTTTCGAGGAATTCACCATATACTGCTTAAAGGACTCATTTCTTTGGTATTGTTTGGTTTTATCATGATTGTTGTACGAACTGATTTTTATCAACTAGAATCTGTAAGACATTGGACTGATAATGCTTTACGAGAAGATTTTCCATTTGCGAAGGTGCATAAATGGTACACAGAGTCATTTGGAAATCCAGTAGTCAATTTTTTAGATAAAGAAGATGAATTACAACGTACTGCTATGGGATTACCAATGGATGGACAAATTAAGGAAACCTTTCAAATGAATGGTACAGGTATTATGATTGAGGCAAATGAGCAAACGGAAGTTCATGCATGGAATGATGGGATTGTTGTTTTTGCAGGGAAGAAACGTGGGACGGGTAATACTGTAATCGTTCAGCATCACGATTTAAGTAAATCAACTTATTCTGCATTAAGCTCTATTGATGTACATTTATATCAAGCAGTTAAAGCGAATCAATCTGTTGGAAGCTTTGTACCAAATGATGAACATACAGCAGTATATTTTTCAATTAGCAAGGATAAACAATATATTGATCCTGTTCAGGTGATTCCGGTTGACGATGTTCGCTAG